The bacterium nucleotide sequence CCCAGACCTCCGGCGTGGTGGGTTCGTATTTCGAGATCCAGGAATCCCTCGGCGGCTTCGCCGTCAACCACATTCCCAAGACCTTCGACGAGGTCGCCTCCAGCCATTGGGCCGGCGTCCGCGCCCACCGGGCGCAGCAGGCCGCCGACGCCGCGGCCGCCGAACGCGGCTGGAGCCGCGCGATGGCCAAGGACGGAAAGATCCCGGAGGGATTCCAGATGTGGGATTCCGGGGAGCTCTGCTATCAAGGCAACCCGGTCTATAAGGACGACGACGGCAAATACTATACGATCGACATCGGCAAATTGAAGGAGACCTCCCTCGGAGCGATCGGAGCGGACGGCGCCTGGAACCCTGCCAGCGTGCCTCTCCTGCCGATGGTCGTGGCGCCCGCCATCGTTCCCATCACGGTCCCGTCCTTCAACTTCTCGCCGGCGATGCGGCCGGCCTTTATTTGATCAGATAAACAGATTATCCGGCACGTTCTGCTGGGGCGCGGCGCCCTTGCGGGGGGAGGCCTTGACGATCTCCGCCTCCTTGGCGAGGGCGTCCTTGAGGAAGGTCCTGCCGAGTTCGATCCACTCCTTGGCCGTCGATTCGGAGGCCGGCTTCTTTCTCAAGCCCTCGACGTTTTCTCGGAAATCCCTCCATTGCGGAAGGATCCCCGTCTTGACGAAGTGGTTCTCGAACTCGTGGATGCTCTCGGAATCGACGAAGGGCTGGACGAGCCTGTGGAAGAGCAGGCCGTTCGCCATCTTGGCCAGTGCCTCGTAGGCCTTGTGACCCGCGGAATCGTACTGGCCGTGGCCTAAGTGGGCCTCGGCCATCTGAAGCAGGGGCTCGCCGTCGCGGACGTTCGGGACGACGTCCGCCACCACCGCCCCGGCGCACTCGCCGATGACGCCCTTCTGGAGGGCGAATTCCTGCTTGTCCTCCCAGTCGGTGTAGAGGTCCGGGCGCTCCTGGAACGTGTGGGCCTTCAGCAGGTCGGGCTCTTGCGTGAGGAGATTGATGACACCCTCCTTGCCCAGCTTGCCATAGAAGTCGTTGAACGCCTCGCCCGGCTTCCGGTTGTCCGCGTAATGCGAGACCAGGCGGATCACCGCGTCGGGAACGTTTTTGGACGGGATCTGGGTCGTCAGCTGCGCCACCACCATGTCGCGTCCGGGATTGCCGCCGATGAAGAGCATGAAGGCGGGCATCGTCTTGCCATCCATGGGGAACGCCCCGCCGTGGAGGCCGATGTTCGCGATGTGATGCTGGCCGCAGGAGTTGGGGCAGCCGCTGATCTTGATCACGACATCCCTGGCGACCGCGGACACCTTTCCGTCCTCCGCGTAGAGACGCCTTTCCAACTCGCGCGCCAGTCCCATGGACGACGAGATGCCCAGACGGCAGGTGTCGGTGCCCGGGCAGGCCAGCACGTCGTAGATCGTCTGGGGATCGGTCTTCGCGAACCCGATCTTTTTCAATTCCTCGTAAAGCGCGGGCAGGTCCTGGTCGCGCACCCAGCGGATCAGGAAGTTCTGGTGGACGAAGTTCCGGCACTTGCCGCCGGCATAGCGGCGCAGGATGTCCGAGAAGGCGCGCATTTGGCGGGGATTCATGTCGCCGGTGGTGAGGCGGATCTCCGCCATCGAGTAACCCTTCTGCTTCTGGGGCGTCACGTTGGTCTTTTTCCAGGCGAGGAATTCCGCTGATTCCGAGGCTTTCGGGATC carries:
- a CDS encoding nitrite reductase; the encoded protein is MTTPPTIDPEIIEEIDRYEAMVKKFRAGEITQDTFQRFRLQHGVYGQRQDNVQMIRIKIPLGMLTAEQIDCIAELAETIAHDNGHLTTRQDIQIHYVKLENTPMLMRKLAAVGLTTREACGNTVRNVTCSPGAGVDPDEVFDVTPYARGVAYHLLRNPINQNLPRKFKIAFDGGGRITALPMLHDLGVVAKIENGTRGWKVFVGGGLGSSPRIAKVLHEFLPVEELIPWTHAVLQVFDRHGERKIRSKARIKFLIDKWGFEKFKDEVTKERTSIRVDPAWNDYLKHLSDWEEKPPVVDDKKIPKASESAEFLAWKKTNVTPQKQKGYSMAEIRLTTGDMNPRQMRAFSDILRRYAGGKCRNFVHQNFLIRWVRDQDLPALYEELKKIGFAKTDPQTIYDVLACPGTDTCRLGISSSMGLARELERRLYAEDGKVSAVARDVVIKISGCPNSCGQHHIANIGLHGGAFPMDGKTMPAFMLFIGGNPGRDMVVAQLTTQIPSKNVPDAVIRLVSHYADNRKPGEAFNDFYGKLGKEGVINLLTQEPDLLKAHTFQERPDLYTDWEDKQEFALQKGVIGECAGAVVADVVPNVRDGEPLLQMAEAHLGHGQYDSAGHKAYEALAKMANGLLFHRLVQPFVDSESIHEFENHFVKTGILPQWRDFRENVEGLRKKPASESTAKEWIELGRTFLKDALAKEAEIVKASPRKGAAPQQNVPDNLFI